The Thioalkalivibrio thiocyanodenitrificans ARhD 1 nucleotide sequence GCCTGCCTGCGTCCCAGCGCTCGAAGCGGATGCCGATGGCATTCAGTTCACGGCGGATGTCGTCGAACCCGGTGAAACGCCGGGGGCTGCCCGGATCGTTCTCCGGGTAGATGCTGAGCTCGCTCATGTGCGCAACCTCCTCGTGAGCACTTCGCATTCGAACAGGAACTCGAACGCCTCCATGTGCCGGCGTGCGGTCTGCACATCGGTGCCCCAGGTGTAGAGACCGTGGCCTTCGATCAGATAGCCGGCGGTGTCGGGCTCGCGGTTCAGCAGATCGTCCACCCGGGCGGCCAGCCGGCGGATGTCCTGATCGTTGGCGAACACGGGCACATTGAGGGCCGCCTCGTGGGTGTCGAAGCCCGGCAGGGCCTTGAGCACCTCATAGTCTTCCAGCGCGAGACCGTCCGGCGAGAGCCGCGAGAGCACCGTGGCGTTCACCGAATGGGTATGCAGCACGGCACCGGTCCGCGGTGACCGCCGGTACATGATGGTGTGCAGAAAGGCCTCCGCCGACGGCTGCTCGCCCTCGGAGACGACATTGCCCTCCAGATCCATCACCATCAGATCGTCCCCGGTGAGTTCGCCCTTGTGGCGGCCCGATACCGTGATGGCCATGTGGTGGTCGTCCAGACGGGCGGAAAGATTGCCCGCCGTGGCCGGCACCCAGCCTCGCTCGAAGAAGAAGCGCCCCACGGAAACCAGCTCCGCCGCACGCGCCCTGAATATGGGATTCAGTTCATTCATCATAAAGGCTGTTCGTTGTCAGTGGTCCGTTGTCCTTTACAACTGACAACTGACAACGGACCACTGACCAA carries:
- a CDS encoding methylthioribulose 1-phosphate dehydratase translates to MMNELNPIFRARAAELVSVGRFFFERGWVPATAGNLSARLDDHHMAITVSGRHKGELTGDDLMVMDLEGNVVSEGEQPSAEAFLHTIMYRRSPRTGAVLHTHSVNATVLSRLSPDGLALEDYEVLKALPGFDTHEAALNVPVFANDQDIRRLAARVDDLLNREPDTAGYLIEGHGLYTWGTDVQTARRHMEAFEFLFECEVLTRRLRT